In Myxococcus stipitatus, the following are encoded in one genomic region:
- a CDS encoding CBS domain-containing protein produces the protein MCRSSEFDLLVSRAVTLFPEDTVLSALQVMHRHGVHVLPVVDGRDGAWLGEVSQQELHRLSGFAPLARLAEILTARALAETEEKTAEPLALSQPRWLH, from the coding sequence ATGTGCCGCAGTTCCGAGTTCGATTTGCTTGTTTCACGTGCCGTGACGCTGTTCCCAGAGGACACCGTGCTCTCGGCGCTCCAGGTGATGCACCGTCACGGCGTGCACGTGCTCCCGGTGGTGGACGGGCGGGACGGAGCGTGGTTGGGCGAGGTGTCCCAGCAGGAGCTGCACCGGTTGTCTGGCTTTGCGCCCTTGGCAAGGTTGGCTGAAATTCTGACCGCCCGGGCCCTGGCGGAGACGGAAGAAAAGACGGCCGAGCCGCTGGCTCTGTCGCAGCCCCGGTGGCTGCACTGA